A single window of Oreochromis aureus strain Israel breed Guangdong linkage group 5, ZZ_aureus, whole genome shotgun sequence DNA harbors:
- the LOC120440300 gene encoding dedicator of cytokinesis protein 3-like, translating into MLMLLPPHRERPSSAMYTNITDNGQPPNFQRALFHQVIGPCKPCSDPNLSVAEKVLTTPSSWSLDSGTREALPFLSSHVGNVMAPPVPPRNLPQGQHLSMHFDAFHHQVSDLPPALPARSLRKSPLHPIPASPTSPQSILDGSNSNLSGSASSGVSSLSESNFGGPASSSDPTASRTDTLESVPSSQAWTTDQEDLDSPYQPVRYSVSEPEVLDGVKPPPCRSHSAPGGVTPAQAGSQIQPQAPGSASIGVQQMQQQDVLPHPQHPHYYHQLHHHFHPHYIPHHPPLYHLHEPPALPPKPYLREGCIPEEDSLIGQSAAPPPPAPRPMPRKISQPIIAATKDEQAKVAWEHGIGEE; encoded by the exons ATGCTGATGCTGCTGCCGCCGCACAGAGAGAGGCCGAGCAGCGCGATGTACACCAACATCACAGACAATGGACAG CCACCAAACTTCCAGCGGGCTTTGTTCCACCAGGTGATCGGTCCATGCAAACCCTGCAGCGACCCAAACCTCTCTGTGGCTGAGAAAG TCCTGACCACTCCCAGTAGTTGGAGTTTGGACAGCGGTACCAGAGAAGCCCTCCCTTTCCTTTCCTCCCACGTTGGCAATGTCATGGCTCCACCTGTTCCACCACGCAACCTGCCTCAAG GGCAACACCTGTCGATGCACTTTGACGCTTTCCACCACCAGGTCAGCGACCTCCCTCCAGCTCTCCCCGCGCGCTCTTTAAGAAAG TCTCCCCTGCACCCTATACCTGCCTCGCCCACCAGTCCACAGTCCATCCTGGATGGCAGTAACTCCAACCTGTCAGGCAGCGCCAGCTCCGGAGTCTCCTCCCTCAGTGAGAGCAACTTTGGTGGCCCCGCCTCCTCCTCTGACCCCACCGCCAGCCGCACAGACACCCTGGAGTCCGTCCCCAGCAGCCAGGCTTGGACCACCGACCAGGAGGACCTCGACTCACCTTACCAGCCCGTCAGGTACAGCGTCTCCGAACCTGAAGTCCTGGATGGAGTCAAGCCCCCGCCCTGCCGCAGCCACTCTGCCCCGGGAGGCGTCACCCCGGCTCAGGCGGGGTCCCAAATccagccccaggctccaggttCGGCCTCCATCGGAGTTCAACAAATGCAGCAGCAGGATGTGCTGCCGCACCCCCAACACCCCCACTACTACCACCAACTCCACCATCACTTCCACCCACACTACATCCCCCACCACCCGCCTCTCTACCACCTCCATGAGCCTCCGGCGCTGCCCCCTAAACCCTACCTCCGAGAGGGCTGCATCCCTGAAGAGGACTCCCTGATCGGCCAGTCTGCAGCGCCTCCACCTCCAGCACCGCGGCCCATGCCACGCAAGATCTCCCAGCCCATAATCGCAGCCACCAAGGATGAGCAGGCTAAAGTGGCGTGGGAGCACGGCATCGGCGAGGAGTAG